A window of Parambassis ranga chromosome 10, fParRan2.1, whole genome shotgun sequence contains these coding sequences:
- the map7d3 gene encoding MAP7 domain-containing protein 2 isoform X5 — MCYSLIGRSLPTNNFPSALQIFQHIKSAAAAQAQAEERRSLAGNSPVGPTVNQQPGVLPAKPQGCKPVIDGASLRVDDRLRVAKERREEAERQQALRESQIMERERKSKMQVERQMEERQKKVDEQRRKEEQKRMAVEEKRKQKQEEEKEHYEAVMRRTLERSQRVEQRQKRWSWGAPSTDSEGRTGDSDASASSPVTIIVSPASPEKPPRSRQVDKRSASTMNLKQPSETGISKRLSSSSATLTRSPDKSAKPRSSSCNRLPSNGNAAQASKEDTKQIQTGISVKKRSSSLTRVSVGRAQTPAKPDKGTTDDQECHLCPRSASASPLHPPRGPVRSRSIDRQKSGGMTTSVSADAALDSSLKDKQGQRPASPSTSLGRTRSPSPAPSPTPKRTPSPGAAKQNPKMRPPSPGGMKQRPPSPQPTSTKPPPIQKQALTPTGPPTLRKRDSKSKDLCPVQAVSPQSTDTSKTKEKDDSKATTGTNSAAEAAKILAENRRLMREQKEKEEQLRIQREEEERLRKEEEKRLAEEARLKRLEEEKKLAEERRIKEEDEARLAEEEKVKLAEEEAQKQVELQKEREEAEAKAQEEAERVRQERDRIMQQNQQERMERKKRIEEIMKRTRKGEQNDFKRDDDKSTQDNEYEDQINCETQSDSNDIAMEADKDACGEPAAQREEPLGSVNGKSETDDKENNNGTSTDETQAVSPVPKGRHVEGSEFVNEQDSTKVGLVPGLNGKSNQWSFEGFIDLNVHSKARPLIEPDNCNQVLINCDGSSEGTRVAFEDKGTPISTLHSSNQSIEAMSEI, encoded by the exons ATGTGTTATTCTCTCATTGGTAGAAGTTTGCCAACTAACAATTTTCCTTCAGCTCTGCAGATTTTTCAGCACATTAAATCTG ctgcagctgcacaggCCCAAGCTGAGGAGCGTCGCAGCTTGgcaggaaacagtccagtagGACCTACAGTCAACCAGCAGCCAGGGGTGCTACCAGCTAAACCTCAGGGGTGTAAGCCAG TCATTGACGGTGCCTCACTTAGAGTAGACGACCGACTGCGAGTGGCAAAAGAAAGACgagaagaggcagagaggcaaCAGG CTTTGAGGGAATCTCAGATCATGGAGCGGGAACGTAAGTCCAAGATGCAAGTAGAGCGTCAGATGGAGGAGCGTCAGAAAAAAGTTGATGAACAGCgaaggaaggaggagcagaaacGAATGGCTgtggaagagaagaggaagcagaaacaagaagaggaaaag GAGCACTATGAGGCAGTGATGCGGAGGACATTGGAGCGCAGTCAGCGAGTGGAGCAGAGGCAGAAAAGATGGTCATGGGGAGCACCGTCCACAGACTCAGAAGGCCGAACAG GAGATTCTGATGCCAGTGCCTCATCTCCAGTAACTATAATTGTCTCCCCTGCTTCGCCAGAAAAGCCACCAAGGAGTCGAcaag TTGACAAGCGCTCCGCTTCCACTATGAACCTGAAACAGCCATCCGAAACTGGCATCAGCAAACGcctatcctcctcctctgccaccCTTACCAGATCACCTGACAAAA GTGCTAAGCCAAGGAGTTCATCTTGTAACCggttgcctagcaatggcaatgcTGCTCAGGCCAGTAAGGAAGACACCAAACAGATTCAGACAG gcATTTCCGTGAAGAAGAGAAGTTCCTCCCTCACACGAGTAAGTGTGGGCAGAGCACAGACCCCTGCCAAGCCTGATAAGGGGACAACGGATGATCAAG AGTGTCACCTATGTCCTCGCTCAGCCTCCGCCAGTCCTCTGCACCCACCACGCGGACCCGTGCGTAGTCGTAGCATTGACAGACAGAAGAGTGGTGGCATGACCACATCTGTGTCAGCCGACGCAGCCCTCGACTCATCACTG AAGGACAAGCAGGGGCAACGACCCGCTTCCCCCTCCACTTCCCTGGGGCGCACCCGATCACCCTCCCCAGCCCCCAGTCCAACTCCAAAAAGGACCCCCTCCCCAGGAGCAGCCAA GCAAAATCCAAAGATGCGTCCACCTTCACCAGGTGGAATGAAACAACGCCCCCCATCTCCACAGCCTACATCAACCAAGCCCCCACCCATCCAAAAGCAAGCTCTCACCCCAACAGGGCCCCCAACTTTGCGGAAGAGGGATTCCAAGTCTAAGGATTTATGTCCTGTCCAAGCTGTGTCTCCGCAGTCCACTGACACCAGCAAAACCAAAGAGAAAGATG ACTCTAAAGCCACAACGGGCACAAACTCAGCTGCTGAGGCAGCAAAGATTCTGGCAGAGAATCGCAGACTGATGAgagagcagaaggagaaagaggaacagCTGAGGatacagagggaggaagaggagag gctgagaaaagaagaggagaagcgTTTAGCTGAAGAGGCAAGACTGAAAcgcctggaggaggagaagaagcttgcagaggagagaaggattAAGGAAGAAGACGAAGCCCGTctagcagaggaggaaaaagtgaAACTAGCGGAAGAAGAAGCACAAAAACAGGTTGAGCTCCAGAAGGAGCGGGAGGAGGCAGAGGCCAAGGcccaggaggaggcagagcgaGTCCGCCAGGAGAGAGACCGCATCATGCAGCAGAACCAACAAGAACGTATGGAGAGGAAAAAG AGAATTGAAGAAATAATGAAGAGAACTAGGAAAGGGGAACAGAATGACTTCAAG AGAGATGATGATAAGTCCACACAGGACAATGAATATGAGGACCAGATAAACTGTGAAACCCAAA GTGATTCCAATGACATTGCCATGGAGGCAGACAAGGATGCGTGTGGTGAgcctgcagcacaaagagaAGAGCCCCTGGGCAGTGTGAACGGGAAGTCAGAGACAGATGACAAGGAAAACAACAACGGCACAAGCACAGATGAGACTCAAGCAGTCAG tccagTCCCTAAGGGCCGCCATGTCGAGGGTTCTGAGTTTGTGAATGAGCAGGACTCAACCAAGGTGGGGTTGGTCCCCGGTCTTAACGGCAAGTCCAACCAGTGGAGCTTTGAGGGATTCATTGACCTCAATGTCCACTCCAAGGCTCGCCCCCTTATCGAGCCAGACAACTGTAACCAGGTCTTGATCAACTGTGACGGGAGCTCAGAAGGGACCAGGGTAGCCTTTGAGGACAAGGGAACGCCCATCAGCACCCTGCATTCCTCTAATCAATCCATAGAAGCCATGTCAG AGATttga
- the map7d3 gene encoding MAP7 domain-containing protein 2 isoform X6, translating to MCYSLIGRSLPTNNFPSALQIFQHIKSAAAAQAQAEERRSLAGNSPVGPTVNQQPGVLPAKPQGCKPVIDGASLRVDDRLRVAKERREEAERQQALRESQIMERERKSKMQVERQMEERQKKVDEQRRKEEQKRMAVEEKRKQKQEEEKEHYEAVMRRTLERSQRVEQRQKRWSWGAPSTDSEGRTGDSDASASSPVTIIVSPASPEKPPRSRQVDKRSASTMNLKQPSETGISKRLSSSSATLTRSPDKSAKPRSSSCNRLPSNGNAAQASKEDTKQIQTGISVKKRSSSLTRVSVGRAQTPAKPDKGTTDDQASASPLHPPRGPVRSRSIDRQKSGGMTTSVSADAALDSSLKDKQGQRPASPSTSLGRTRSPSPAPSPTPKRTPSPGAAKQNPKMRPPSPGGMKQRPPSPQPTSTKPPPIQKQALTPTGPPTLRKRDSKSKDLCPVQAVSPQSTDTSKTKEKDDSKATTGTNSAAEAAKILAENRRLMREQKEKEEQLRIQREEEERLRKEEEKRLAEEARLKRLEEEKKLAEERRIKEEDEARLAEEEKVKLAEEEAQKQVELQKEREEAEAKAQEEAERVRQERDRIMQQNQQERMERKKRIEEIMKRTRKGEQNDFKRDDDKSTQDNEYEDQINCETQSDSNDIAMEADKDACGEPAAQREEPLGSVNGKSETDDKENNNGTSTDETQAVSPVPKGRHVEGSEFVNEQDSTKVGLVPGLNGKSNQWSFEGFIDLNVHSKARPLIEPDNCNQVLINCDGSSEGTRVAFEDKGTPISTLHSSNQSIEAMSEI from the exons ATGTGTTATTCTCTCATTGGTAGAAGTTTGCCAACTAACAATTTTCCTTCAGCTCTGCAGATTTTTCAGCACATTAAATCTG ctgcagctgcacaggCCCAAGCTGAGGAGCGTCGCAGCTTGgcaggaaacagtccagtagGACCTACAGTCAACCAGCAGCCAGGGGTGCTACCAGCTAAACCTCAGGGGTGTAAGCCAG TCATTGACGGTGCCTCACTTAGAGTAGACGACCGACTGCGAGTGGCAAAAGAAAGACgagaagaggcagagaggcaaCAGG CTTTGAGGGAATCTCAGATCATGGAGCGGGAACGTAAGTCCAAGATGCAAGTAGAGCGTCAGATGGAGGAGCGTCAGAAAAAAGTTGATGAACAGCgaaggaaggaggagcagaaacGAATGGCTgtggaagagaagaggaagcagaaacaagaagaggaaaag GAGCACTATGAGGCAGTGATGCGGAGGACATTGGAGCGCAGTCAGCGAGTGGAGCAGAGGCAGAAAAGATGGTCATGGGGAGCACCGTCCACAGACTCAGAAGGCCGAACAG GAGATTCTGATGCCAGTGCCTCATCTCCAGTAACTATAATTGTCTCCCCTGCTTCGCCAGAAAAGCCACCAAGGAGTCGAcaag TTGACAAGCGCTCCGCTTCCACTATGAACCTGAAACAGCCATCCGAAACTGGCATCAGCAAACGcctatcctcctcctctgccaccCTTACCAGATCACCTGACAAAA GTGCTAAGCCAAGGAGTTCATCTTGTAACCggttgcctagcaatggcaatgcTGCTCAGGCCAGTAAGGAAGACACCAAACAGATTCAGACAG gcATTTCCGTGAAGAAGAGAAGTTCCTCCCTCACACGAGTAAGTGTGGGCAGAGCACAGACCCCTGCCAAGCCTGATAAGGGGACAACGGATGATCAAG CCTCCGCCAGTCCTCTGCACCCACCACGCGGACCCGTGCGTAGTCGTAGCATTGACAGACAGAAGAGTGGTGGCATGACCACATCTGTGTCAGCCGACGCAGCCCTCGACTCATCACTG AAGGACAAGCAGGGGCAACGACCCGCTTCCCCCTCCACTTCCCTGGGGCGCACCCGATCACCCTCCCCAGCCCCCAGTCCAACTCCAAAAAGGACCCCCTCCCCAGGAGCAGCCAA GCAAAATCCAAAGATGCGTCCACCTTCACCAGGTGGAATGAAACAACGCCCCCCATCTCCACAGCCTACATCAACCAAGCCCCCACCCATCCAAAAGCAAGCTCTCACCCCAACAGGGCCCCCAACTTTGCGGAAGAGGGATTCCAAGTCTAAGGATTTATGTCCTGTCCAAGCTGTGTCTCCGCAGTCCACTGACACCAGCAAAACCAAAGAGAAAGATG ACTCTAAAGCCACAACGGGCACAAACTCAGCTGCTGAGGCAGCAAAGATTCTGGCAGAGAATCGCAGACTGATGAgagagcagaaggagaaagaggaacagCTGAGGatacagagggaggaagaggagag gctgagaaaagaagaggagaagcgTTTAGCTGAAGAGGCAAGACTGAAAcgcctggaggaggagaagaagcttgcagaggagagaaggattAAGGAAGAAGACGAAGCCCGTctagcagaggaggaaaaagtgaAACTAGCGGAAGAAGAAGCACAAAAACAGGTTGAGCTCCAGAAGGAGCGGGAGGAGGCAGAGGCCAAGGcccaggaggaggcagagcgaGTCCGCCAGGAGAGAGACCGCATCATGCAGCAGAACCAACAAGAACGTATGGAGAGGAAAAAG AGAATTGAAGAAATAATGAAGAGAACTAGGAAAGGGGAACAGAATGACTTCAAG AGAGATGATGATAAGTCCACACAGGACAATGAATATGAGGACCAGATAAACTGTGAAACCCAAA GTGATTCCAATGACATTGCCATGGAGGCAGACAAGGATGCGTGTGGTGAgcctgcagcacaaagagaAGAGCCCCTGGGCAGTGTGAACGGGAAGTCAGAGACAGATGACAAGGAAAACAACAACGGCACAAGCACAGATGAGACTCAAGCAGTCAG tccagTCCCTAAGGGCCGCCATGTCGAGGGTTCTGAGTTTGTGAATGAGCAGGACTCAACCAAGGTGGGGTTGGTCCCCGGTCTTAACGGCAAGTCCAACCAGTGGAGCTTTGAGGGATTCATTGACCTCAATGTCCACTCCAAGGCTCGCCCCCTTATCGAGCCAGACAACTGTAACCAGGTCTTGATCAACTGTGACGGGAGCTCAGAAGGGACCAGGGTAGCCTTTGAGGACAAGGGAACGCCCATCAGCACCCTGCATTCCTCTAATCAATCCATAGAAGCCATGTCAG AGATttga
- the map7d3 gene encoding ensconsin isoform X2, giving the protein MCYSLIGRSLPTNNFPSALQIFQHIKSAAAAQAQAEERRSLAGNSPVGPTVNQQPGVLPAKPQGCKPVIDGASLRVDDRLRVAKERREEAERQQALRESQIMERERKSKMQVERQMEERQKKVDEQRRKEEQKRMAVEEKRKQKQEEEKEHYEAVMRRTLERSQRVEQRQKRWSWGAPSTDSEGRTGDSDASASSPVTIIVSPASPEKPPRSRQVDKRSASTMNLKQPSETGISKRLSSSSATLTRSPDKSAKPRSSSCNRLPSNGNAAQASKEDTKQIQTGISVKKRSSSLTRVSVGRAQTPAKPDKGTTDDQARRPAVNSVDGGVLSRLLTPTQASLARSKSAAALSAEGRDAPASASPLHPPRGPVRSRSIDRQKSGGMTTSVSADAALDSSLKDKQGQRPASPSTSLGRTRSPSPAPSPTPKRTPSPGAAKQNPKMRPPSPGGMKQRPPSPQPTSTKPPPIQKQALTPTGPPTLRKRDSKSKDLCPVQAVSPQSTDTSKTKEKDDSKATTGTNSAAEAAKILAENRRLMREQKEKEEQLRIQREEEERLRKEEEKRLAEEARLKRLEEEKKLAEERRIKEEDEARLAEEEKVKLAEEEAQKQVELQKEREEAEAKAQEEAERVRQERDRIMQQNQQERMERKKRIEEIMKRTRKGEQNDFKRDDDKSTQDNEYEDQINCETQSDSNDIAMEADKDACGEPAAQREEPLGSVNGKSETDDKENNNGTSTDETQAVSPVPKGRHVEGSEFVNEQDSTKVGLVPGLNGKSNQWSFEGFIDLNVHSKARPLIEPDNCNQVLINCDGSSEGTRVAFEDKGTPISTLHSSNQSIEAMSEI; this is encoded by the exons ATGTGTTATTCTCTCATTGGTAGAAGTTTGCCAACTAACAATTTTCCTTCAGCTCTGCAGATTTTTCAGCACATTAAATCTG ctgcagctgcacaggCCCAAGCTGAGGAGCGTCGCAGCTTGgcaggaaacagtccagtagGACCTACAGTCAACCAGCAGCCAGGGGTGCTACCAGCTAAACCTCAGGGGTGTAAGCCAG TCATTGACGGTGCCTCACTTAGAGTAGACGACCGACTGCGAGTGGCAAAAGAAAGACgagaagaggcagagaggcaaCAGG CTTTGAGGGAATCTCAGATCATGGAGCGGGAACGTAAGTCCAAGATGCAAGTAGAGCGTCAGATGGAGGAGCGTCAGAAAAAAGTTGATGAACAGCgaaggaaggaggagcagaaacGAATGGCTgtggaagagaagaggaagcagaaacaagaagaggaaaag GAGCACTATGAGGCAGTGATGCGGAGGACATTGGAGCGCAGTCAGCGAGTGGAGCAGAGGCAGAAAAGATGGTCATGGGGAGCACCGTCCACAGACTCAGAAGGCCGAACAG GAGATTCTGATGCCAGTGCCTCATCTCCAGTAACTATAATTGTCTCCCCTGCTTCGCCAGAAAAGCCACCAAGGAGTCGAcaag TTGACAAGCGCTCCGCTTCCACTATGAACCTGAAACAGCCATCCGAAACTGGCATCAGCAAACGcctatcctcctcctctgccaccCTTACCAGATCACCTGACAAAA GTGCTAAGCCAAGGAGTTCATCTTGTAACCggttgcctagcaatggcaatgcTGCTCAGGCCAGTAAGGAAGACACCAAACAGATTCAGACAG gcATTTCCGTGAAGAAGAGAAGTTCCTCCCTCACACGAGTAAGTGTGGGCAGAGCACAGACCCCTGCCAAGCCTGATAAGGGGACAACGGATGATCAAG CTCGCAGGCCAGCAGTCAATTCTGTGGATGGAGGGGTCCTTAGTCGTCTGCTCACCCCCACCCAGGCCTCACTAGCTAGAAGCAAGAGTGCTGCAGCCCTGTCCGCTGAAGGAAGAGACGCTCCAG CCTCCGCCAGTCCTCTGCACCCACCACGCGGACCCGTGCGTAGTCGTAGCATTGACAGACAGAAGAGTGGTGGCATGACCACATCTGTGTCAGCCGACGCAGCCCTCGACTCATCACTG AAGGACAAGCAGGGGCAACGACCCGCTTCCCCCTCCACTTCCCTGGGGCGCACCCGATCACCCTCCCCAGCCCCCAGTCCAACTCCAAAAAGGACCCCCTCCCCAGGAGCAGCCAA GCAAAATCCAAAGATGCGTCCACCTTCACCAGGTGGAATGAAACAACGCCCCCCATCTCCACAGCCTACATCAACCAAGCCCCCACCCATCCAAAAGCAAGCTCTCACCCCAACAGGGCCCCCAACTTTGCGGAAGAGGGATTCCAAGTCTAAGGATTTATGTCCTGTCCAAGCTGTGTCTCCGCAGTCCACTGACACCAGCAAAACCAAAGAGAAAGATG ACTCTAAAGCCACAACGGGCACAAACTCAGCTGCTGAGGCAGCAAAGATTCTGGCAGAGAATCGCAGACTGATGAgagagcagaaggagaaagaggaacagCTGAGGatacagagggaggaagaggagag gctgagaaaagaagaggagaagcgTTTAGCTGAAGAGGCAAGACTGAAAcgcctggaggaggagaagaagcttgcagaggagagaaggattAAGGAAGAAGACGAAGCCCGTctagcagaggaggaaaaagtgaAACTAGCGGAAGAAGAAGCACAAAAACAGGTTGAGCTCCAGAAGGAGCGGGAGGAGGCAGAGGCCAAGGcccaggaggaggcagagcgaGTCCGCCAGGAGAGAGACCGCATCATGCAGCAGAACCAACAAGAACGTATGGAGAGGAAAAAG AGAATTGAAGAAATAATGAAGAGAACTAGGAAAGGGGAACAGAATGACTTCAAG AGAGATGATGATAAGTCCACACAGGACAATGAATATGAGGACCAGATAAACTGTGAAACCCAAA GTGATTCCAATGACATTGCCATGGAGGCAGACAAGGATGCGTGTGGTGAgcctgcagcacaaagagaAGAGCCCCTGGGCAGTGTGAACGGGAAGTCAGAGACAGATGACAAGGAAAACAACAACGGCACAAGCACAGATGAGACTCAAGCAGTCAG tccagTCCCTAAGGGCCGCCATGTCGAGGGTTCTGAGTTTGTGAATGAGCAGGACTCAACCAAGGTGGGGTTGGTCCCCGGTCTTAACGGCAAGTCCAACCAGTGGAGCTTTGAGGGATTCATTGACCTCAATGTCCACTCCAAGGCTCGCCCCCTTATCGAGCCAGACAACTGTAACCAGGTCTTGATCAACTGTGACGGGAGCTCAGAAGGGACCAGGGTAGCCTTTGAGGACAAGGGAACGCCCATCAGCACCCTGCATTCCTCTAATCAATCCATAGAAGCCATGTCAG AGATttga
- the map7d3 gene encoding ensconsin isoform X1 — translation MCYSLIGRSLPTNNFPSALQIFQHIKSAAAAQAQAEERRSLAGNSPVGPTVNQQPGVLPAKPQGCKPVIDGASLRVDDRLRVAKERREEAERQQALRESQIMERERKSKMQVERQMEERQKKVDEQRRKEEQKRMAVEEKRKQKQEEEKEHYEAVMRRTLERSQRVEQRQKRWSWGAPSTDSEGRTGDSDASASSPVTIIVSPASPEKPPRSRQVDKRSASTMNLKQPSETGISKRLSSSSATLTRSPDKSAKPRSSSCNRLPSNGNAAQASKEDTKQIQTGISVKKRSSSLTRVSVGRAQTPAKPDKGTTDDQARRPAVNSVDGGVLSRLLTPTQASLARSKSAAALSAEGRDAPECHLCPRSASASPLHPPRGPVRSRSIDRQKSGGMTTSVSADAALDSSLKDKQGQRPASPSTSLGRTRSPSPAPSPTPKRTPSPGAAKQNPKMRPPSPGGMKQRPPSPQPTSTKPPPIQKQALTPTGPPTLRKRDSKSKDLCPVQAVSPQSTDTSKTKEKDDSKATTGTNSAAEAAKILAENRRLMREQKEKEEQLRIQREEEERLRKEEEKRLAEEARLKRLEEEKKLAEERRIKEEDEARLAEEEKVKLAEEEAQKQVELQKEREEAEAKAQEEAERVRQERDRIMQQNQQERMERKKRIEEIMKRTRKGEQNDFKRDDDKSTQDNEYEDQINCETQSDSNDIAMEADKDACGEPAAQREEPLGSVNGKSETDDKENNNGTSTDETQAVSPVPKGRHVEGSEFVNEQDSTKVGLVPGLNGKSNQWSFEGFIDLNVHSKARPLIEPDNCNQVLINCDGSSEGTRVAFEDKGTPISTLHSSNQSIEAMSEI, via the exons ATGTGTTATTCTCTCATTGGTAGAAGTTTGCCAACTAACAATTTTCCTTCAGCTCTGCAGATTTTTCAGCACATTAAATCTG ctgcagctgcacaggCCCAAGCTGAGGAGCGTCGCAGCTTGgcaggaaacagtccagtagGACCTACAGTCAACCAGCAGCCAGGGGTGCTACCAGCTAAACCTCAGGGGTGTAAGCCAG TCATTGACGGTGCCTCACTTAGAGTAGACGACCGACTGCGAGTGGCAAAAGAAAGACgagaagaggcagagaggcaaCAGG CTTTGAGGGAATCTCAGATCATGGAGCGGGAACGTAAGTCCAAGATGCAAGTAGAGCGTCAGATGGAGGAGCGTCAGAAAAAAGTTGATGAACAGCgaaggaaggaggagcagaaacGAATGGCTgtggaagagaagaggaagcagaaacaagaagaggaaaag GAGCACTATGAGGCAGTGATGCGGAGGACATTGGAGCGCAGTCAGCGAGTGGAGCAGAGGCAGAAAAGATGGTCATGGGGAGCACCGTCCACAGACTCAGAAGGCCGAACAG GAGATTCTGATGCCAGTGCCTCATCTCCAGTAACTATAATTGTCTCCCCTGCTTCGCCAGAAAAGCCACCAAGGAGTCGAcaag TTGACAAGCGCTCCGCTTCCACTATGAACCTGAAACAGCCATCCGAAACTGGCATCAGCAAACGcctatcctcctcctctgccaccCTTACCAGATCACCTGACAAAA GTGCTAAGCCAAGGAGTTCATCTTGTAACCggttgcctagcaatggcaatgcTGCTCAGGCCAGTAAGGAAGACACCAAACAGATTCAGACAG gcATTTCCGTGAAGAAGAGAAGTTCCTCCCTCACACGAGTAAGTGTGGGCAGAGCACAGACCCCTGCCAAGCCTGATAAGGGGACAACGGATGATCAAG CTCGCAGGCCAGCAGTCAATTCTGTGGATGGAGGGGTCCTTAGTCGTCTGCTCACCCCCACCCAGGCCTCACTAGCTAGAAGCAAGAGTGCTGCAGCCCTGTCCGCTGAAGGAAGAGACGCTCCAG AGTGTCACCTATGTCCTCGCTCAGCCTCCGCCAGTCCTCTGCACCCACCACGCGGACCCGTGCGTAGTCGTAGCATTGACAGACAGAAGAGTGGTGGCATGACCACATCTGTGTCAGCCGACGCAGCCCTCGACTCATCACTG AAGGACAAGCAGGGGCAACGACCCGCTTCCCCCTCCACTTCCCTGGGGCGCACCCGATCACCCTCCCCAGCCCCCAGTCCAACTCCAAAAAGGACCCCCTCCCCAGGAGCAGCCAA GCAAAATCCAAAGATGCGTCCACCTTCACCAGGTGGAATGAAACAACGCCCCCCATCTCCACAGCCTACATCAACCAAGCCCCCACCCATCCAAAAGCAAGCTCTCACCCCAACAGGGCCCCCAACTTTGCGGAAGAGGGATTCCAAGTCTAAGGATTTATGTCCTGTCCAAGCTGTGTCTCCGCAGTCCACTGACACCAGCAAAACCAAAGAGAAAGATG ACTCTAAAGCCACAACGGGCACAAACTCAGCTGCTGAGGCAGCAAAGATTCTGGCAGAGAATCGCAGACTGATGAgagagcagaaggagaaagaggaacagCTGAGGatacagagggaggaagaggagag gctgagaaaagaagaggagaagcgTTTAGCTGAAGAGGCAAGACTGAAAcgcctggaggaggagaagaagcttgcagaggagagaaggattAAGGAAGAAGACGAAGCCCGTctagcagaggaggaaaaagtgaAACTAGCGGAAGAAGAAGCACAAAAACAGGTTGAGCTCCAGAAGGAGCGGGAGGAGGCAGAGGCCAAGGcccaggaggaggcagagcgaGTCCGCCAGGAGAGAGACCGCATCATGCAGCAGAACCAACAAGAACGTATGGAGAGGAAAAAG AGAATTGAAGAAATAATGAAGAGAACTAGGAAAGGGGAACAGAATGACTTCAAG AGAGATGATGATAAGTCCACACAGGACAATGAATATGAGGACCAGATAAACTGTGAAACCCAAA GTGATTCCAATGACATTGCCATGGAGGCAGACAAGGATGCGTGTGGTGAgcctgcagcacaaagagaAGAGCCCCTGGGCAGTGTGAACGGGAAGTCAGAGACAGATGACAAGGAAAACAACAACGGCACAAGCACAGATGAGACTCAAGCAGTCAG tccagTCCCTAAGGGCCGCCATGTCGAGGGTTCTGAGTTTGTGAATGAGCAGGACTCAACCAAGGTGGGGTTGGTCCCCGGTCTTAACGGCAAGTCCAACCAGTGGAGCTTTGAGGGATTCATTGACCTCAATGTCCACTCCAAGGCTCGCCCCCTTATCGAGCCAGACAACTGTAACCAGGTCTTGATCAACTGTGACGGGAGCTCAGAAGGGACCAGGGTAGCCTTTGAGGACAAGGGAACGCCCATCAGCACCCTGCATTCCTCTAATCAATCCATAGAAGCCATGTCAG AGATttga